The following are encoded together in the Eptesicus fuscus isolate TK198812 chromosome 16, DD_ASM_mEF_20220401, whole genome shotgun sequence genome:
- the SLC35F6 gene encoding solute carrier family 35 member F6 has protein sequence MAWTKYQLFLAGLMLVTGSINTLSAKWADNFVAPGCGGSKEHSFQHPFLQAVGMFLGEFSCLAAFYLLRCRTARYSDASMDPQQPFNPLLFLAPALCDMTGTSIMYVALNMTSASSFQMLRGAVIIFTGLFSVAFLGRRLVLSQWLGILATIAGLVVVGLADLLSKHDDQHKLSEVITGDLLIIMAQIIVSIQMVLEEKFVYKHNVHPLRAVGTEGLFGFVILSLLLVPMYYIPAGSFSGNPRGMLEDALDAFCQVGRQPLIALALLGNISSIAFFNFAGISVTKEMSATTRMVLDSLRTVVIWALSLALGWEAFHPLQILGFLILLMGTALYNGLHRPLLARLARGQSPAEEGERERLLDPSRTLINDAS, from the exons gtgggctgACAACTTCGTGGCCCCGGGCTGCGGAGGAAGCAAGGAGCACAGCTTCCAGCACCCCTTCCTCCAG GCGGTGGGCATGTTCCTGGGGGAGTtctcctgcctggctgccttctACCTGCTCCGGTGCAGAACCGCGAGGTACTCGGATGCCAGCATGGATCCCCAGCAGCCCTTCAACCCCCTCCTTTTCCTGGCCCCAGCCCTTTGCGACATGACCGGGACCAGCATCATGTATGTGG ccctgaaCATGACCAGCGCCTCCAGTTTCCAGATGCTGCGGGGAGCGGTGATCATATTCACGGGCTTGTTCTCCGTGGCCTTCCTGGGGCGGAGGCTGGTGCTGAGCCAGTGGCTGGGCATCCTCGCCACCATCGCGGGGCTGGTGGTCGTGGGCCTGGCCGACCTCCTGAGCAAGCACGACGATCAGCACAAGCTCAGCGAAGTGATCACAG GGGACCTGCTGATCATCATGGCCCAGATCATCGTCTCCATCCAGATGGTGCTCGAGGAGAAGTTCGTCTACAAGCACAATGTGCACCCTCTGCGGGCAGTTGGCACGGAGG GCCTCTTTGGCTTCGTGATCCTGtccctgctgctggtgcccatgTACTACATCCCTGCCGGCTCCTTCAgcgggaaccctcgagggatgctGGAGGACGCCCTGGACGCCTTCTGCCAGGTGGGCCGGCAGCCGCTCATCGCCCTGGCGCTGCTGGGCAACATCAGCAGCATCGCCTTCTTCAACTTCGCGGGCATCAGCGTCACCAAGGAGATGAGTGCCACCACCCGCATGGTGCTGGACAGCCTGCGGACCGTCGTCATCTGGGCACTGAGcctggcgctgggctgggaggcctTCCACCCGCTGCAGATCCTCGGCTTCCTCATCCTCCTGATGGGCACTGCCCTCTACAACGGGCTGCACCGCCCGCTGCTGGCCCGCCTGGCCCGCGGCCAGTCCCCAGCAGAGGAGGGCGAGCGAGAGCGCCTGCTGGATCCCTCTCGGACTCTCATCAACGACGCCAGCTGA
- the CENPA gene encoding histone H3-like centromeric protein A — protein MGPRRRRRKAVTPRRRAASPAPAAPAPTTPRRGAPSGNRRHLVLKEIRNLQKSTHLLLRKMPFCRLVREICVKFTRGVDFNWQAHALLALQEAAEAFLVHLFEDAYLLSLHAGRVTLFPKDVQLARRIRGIQEGLG, from the exons ATGGGCCCGCGCCGCCGGAGACGCAAGGCCGTCACCCCAAGGAGGCGCGCCGCGAGcccggcccccgccgccccggcccccaccacccctcGGCGGGGCGCCCCCTCAGGTAACCGGC GACATCTGGTTTTGAAGGAGATCCGAAATCTTCAGAAGAGCACACACCTGTTATTAAGGAAGATGCCCTTCTGCCGCCTG GTAAGAGAAATATGTGTTAAATTCACTCGTGGTGTGGACTTCAATTGGCAGGCCCATGCCCTGCTGGCCCTACAAGAG GCGGCTGAAGCGTTTCTAGTACATCTCTTTGAGGACGCCTATCTCCTCTCCCTGCATGCCGGGCGTGTTACCCTCTTCCCGAAGGACGTGCAGCTGGCCAGGAGGATCCGAGGCATCCAGGAAGGGCTGGGCTGA